In Molothrus aeneus isolate 106 chromosome 13, BPBGC_Maene_1.0, whole genome shotgun sequence, a genomic segment contains:
- the NMB gene encoding neuromedin-B → MALRCLLLLLCGAALGPAVHLDFAEHRSQAAKIKVNPRGNLWATGHFMGKKSVTGSPHLEAAEEPAVPVVFGPSLRALLEDMMELLTRELLKILLQERLLDENQGKYDLTGQETGLLTKVLEKYFSN, encoded by the exons ATGGCGCTgcgctgcctgctgctgctgctctgcggGGCCGCGCTCGGGCCCGCCGTGCACCTCGACTTCGCCGAGCACCGCAGCCAGGCCGCCAAGATCAAGGTCAACCCCCGCGGCAACCTCTGGGCCACAG GTCACTTCATGGGCAAGAAGAGTGTCACGGGCTCCCCACACCTGGAGGCTGCCGAGGAGCCTGCAGTGCCCGTGGTGTTTGGTCCCTCTCTCCGAGCCCTGCTGGAGGACATGATGGAACTGCTGACCCGGGAGCTCCTGAAAATCCTCTTGCAAGAAAGGCTGCTGGATGAGAACCAAGGGAAATACGACCTCACTGGCCAG GAGACAGGGCTTTTAACAAAGGTGCTGGAGAAGTACTTCTCAaactga